The genomic window CCCAACGTCTACGCGCTGGCGGGACTGGCGCTCGAGATCCTCGAGTCGAAGGGCGCGACGGCCTCGATGGTCGACTTCGAGGTCGTACCGGGCGTCCCCGCGGCGCAGTCCTGTGCGGCCCGCCTCGGTGCCCCCCTCGTGAACGACACCGTCTCGGTCTCGCTGTCTGACCACCTCGTGCCGATGCCCGAGATCGAGTCCCGACTGCACTCGGTGGCCAGCGAGAACTTCACGATCACGATCTACAACCCGTGGAGCCGCAAGCGCCGCGAGAACTTCGAGAAGGCCTGCGAGATCCTCCTCACGCATCGGGACCCCGACACGCCGGTCGGGATCGTCCACGGCGCCGGCCGCGAGGACGAGCAGGTGATGATCACCGAACTCGGCGAACTCGAGGAACTCGGCGAGAGCGAGATCATCGACATGACGACGACCATCGTCGTCGGCACCGAGGACACCTACGTCTGGGACGACCGGATGGTCACGCCTCGAGGCTACGAGACGAAGTACGACTACTGAGCGGCGGTTTCCCAGATTCCATACCCATGCCACGATACGAAGTCACCATCGAGAAGGACGCCTGCGACGGCATCTTCGCCTGTCTGACCCGCGACCCCCGGTTCGTCGAGGGTGAGGACGGCCTCGCGACCGTCGACCCGGACGCGGACCCGGTCTACGACTGCGAGGGCGCGGTCACCGACGACGCCGAGCGGGTCGTCGCGACGTTCGACGACGACCGCATCGACGAGGCCCAGCAGGCCGCGGCGGCCTGCCCGACGGACGCGATCGTCGTCGAGGAGGTGGGCGAATGAGCGAGACCGAACCGAAAGCCGACGGCGAGACCGACGCGGATCCGCTCGAGATTACCGTCCCGTCGGACCCGCTCGCGGGCCATCCCGCGACGGCCTACTTCTGGGGCCACGTCGCCGGCAGCGGCGACGTCTCTGATGACGGCATCGAAGTCGTCACCAACGACGAGGAATCCGCACAGGTGCTGGCCGCGGTCGGCGGCGGCGACCTCGAGCACGAGACGACGACTCGCGACTACGCCCACGACACGTCGATCACGCGGACGGAGGACGAGTACACGCTGTCGATCGACAGCGACGACTCGGGCCTGCTCGGCCGCAGCGGCGCGCTCGGCCTCCCCGTCGACGGCCGCGGTAACTACCGGTTCGGGGCGTTCTCCGAATACGATCGGGAGCTGCTGCGGGGGCTGCTCGAGGGCTGTGGCACGATCTGCTTCAAGTCGAAGAGCGGCACCGTCGGCATCTCGTTCGTCCACGACGACGAAGAACTGCTCGAACTCGCGCAGGACCTGATCGCTGACTGTCCCGTAGACGCACCGTTCGACGATCTCTCAGAGACCTCGTCGGGCGGCTACTGGTTCGGCGTCGACGACGACGCCGCGCCCGACTTCGGCACGTGGCTCTACGAGGACTGCGAGGCGACCGGTCTGTTCGCGCCGAGCCGGCGGCGCAAACTCGAGCGCAGCCTCGAGCAAGCCACGGCGTACGACGAGTAACCGACCGATCCCCATTTCGAACTCCCAATCGATGAGCACACCCGACGAAGCCAGATCCACGGCGTCACCGACCGCGTTCGACGACGAGGCGGTCCTGCTGGTTGGCCACGGCTCCCGCCGCGAGAAGTCCAACGAACAGGTGCGGGAACTGGCCGCCGGCCTCGAGTCCCGACTCGGCATCCCGGTCGACGCCGCGTTCCTCGAACTCGCGGAGCCGGCGATCGACGAGGCGTTCGCGGGGCTCGCGCCGGTCGCCTCGCGGGTGACGGTCGTCCACTGCTCGCTGTTCGCCGCGAGCCACGTCAAGAACGACGTGCCGCTGGCGATCGAGCAGGCCCGCGCCGAACACGACCTCGAGATCGACAACGGCGCCCACCTGGGTATCCATCCCGCGATCCTGGACCTACTCGACGACCGCGCCGCCGCGGTCGAGTCGAAATTGGGCGTCGACCGCGAGGAAGACGACGTGGCCGTGGTCCTCTGTGGCCGCGGCTCGAGCGATCCGGACGCCAACGGCGACGTCCACAAGCTGGCCCGCCTGCTCTACGAGGGTCGGGCGTTCGACCGCGTCGAGGCGACCTTCATCGGCGTCACCGAGCCGACGCTCGAGGACACCCTCCACGGGCTCTCGAAGCACCGGCCCGACGCCGTGGTCGTCCTGCCGTACATGCTCGGTGATGGCGTGTTGACCCAGCGGATCCGCGACTGGACGGCCGACTTCGACGACGACTACCCCTACGTCGACGCGCTGGCGGGCGATCCGCTGGGGACCGACTCCCGGCTGCTGGACGTCTTCGCCGACCGCTGGCAGGAGGCCCGGACCGAGAGCGTCGAGATGTCCTGTGACACGTGCAAGTACAAGGTCGACCTCGAGGGCTACGAGGAGGACGTCGGCGGCGCGCGGGCCATGCTGCGCGCGCTGGCCCACCAGGAGGCCCACGCGGACCGGGAGGACGTCGACGACGAACCGCACAGCCACGACGCGCCCGAAAAGCACGTCGCGGTCTGTATGAACCAGACCTGCGCCGAGATGGGGTCGCCGGCGGTCCTCGAGCGCCTCCGACAGGCGGTGCGAGATTCGGACCACTGCGACGCCCGAATCACGCGCTCCTCGTGTCTCGGACGCTGCGGCGACGGGCCGATGGTCGCCGTCTATCCGGACGGAATCTGGTACGGCGACGTCGCGAGCGAGGACGCCGAACGGATCGTCGGCGACCACCTCGATCGGGACCGTATCGTCAGCGACCTCGTCGATCAGACGCTGTAACGGACCGAACCGACGATCGAGACGAGCGATCGAAAGACACGAATCCGATACTTCACTACGTACACCCATGAGCTGCCACGAAATCGAAGCGCTACGACTCGGACTGATGAACGTCCTCGGCGTCGGGGACGACAGTGCCCGCGAACACGCGGAGAAGGAACTCGAGGGCCACCTCGAGGGGCCCATCGAGGGGCTCGCGAACGCCGAGAGCCTCGCGGAGGTCGAACGCCACCTCGACGCGGCCCTCGTCGACCTGGAGG from Haloterrigena sp. KLK7 includes these protein-coding regions:
- a CDS encoding ferredoxin, producing MPRYEVTIEKDACDGIFACLTRDPRFVEGEDGLATVDPDADPVYDCEGAVTDDAERVVATFDDDRIDEAQQAAAACPTDAIVVEEVGE
- a CDS encoding cobalamin biosynthesis protein, with the protein product MSETEPKADGETDADPLEITVPSDPLAGHPATAYFWGHVAGSGDVSDDGIEVVTNDEESAQVLAAVGGGDLEHETTTRDYAHDTSITRTEDEYTLSIDSDDSGLLGRSGALGLPVDGRGNYRFGAFSEYDRELLRGLLEGCGTICFKSKSGTVGISFVHDDEELLELAQDLIADCPVDAPFDDLSETSSGGYWFGVDDDAAPDFGTWLYEDCEATGLFAPSRRRKLERSLEQATAYDE
- a CDS encoding CbiX/SirB N-terminal domain-containing protein — encoded protein: MSTPDEARSTASPTAFDDEAVLLVGHGSRREKSNEQVRELAAGLESRLGIPVDAAFLELAEPAIDEAFAGLAPVASRVTVVHCSLFAASHVKNDVPLAIEQARAEHDLEIDNGAHLGIHPAILDLLDDRAAAVESKLGVDREEDDVAVVLCGRGSSDPDANGDVHKLARLLYEGRAFDRVEATFIGVTEPTLEDTLHGLSKHRPDAVVVLPYMLGDGVLTQRIRDWTADFDDDYPYVDALAGDPLGTDSRLLDVFADRWQEARTESVEMSCDTCKYKVDLEGYEEDVGGARAMLRALAHQEAHADREDVDDEPHSHDAPEKHVAVCMNQTCAEMGSPAVLERLRQAVRDSDHCDARITRSSCLGRCGDGPMVAVYPDGIWYGDVASEDAERIVGDHLDRDRIVSDLVDQTL
- a CDS encoding DUF3209 family protein encodes the protein MSCHEIEALRLGLMNVLGVGDDSAREHAEKELEGHLEGPIEGLANAESLAEVERHLDAALVDLEEEVAAMDGDDPEYDYTRGRLLAVRDAERAVQRLRTQGEDIVDGLGEAHDTLHETFPVED